GGGATTTCGCGCGCTGCCCGTACTCCGACAGGCCATGCAGCATGAACTCGGTGCACAGGCACGACTGACCGAACAGCAGGTGGCGTGATCTCATGACCGGGAGCTGGCTTCGCATAGTTCAACTAATTTTGGGATTGACTCAAGCCGGAAGCTAAGGTAACGGACCGACCGGGCGTTGCTGAGTTAGGGGCAGGAGTCGTAAAGCGGTCGTCGAGGTCGTGGCTCTGGCCGGCTGTGGCCGGAGTGGTATTGCTGCTTGTTGGCGGAGGCGGATACCTCTACTACACCGGCTTTCTCGCGAAAGATCCGGCCAAGGTCCAGATGACACTTGACGCGGAATTGAAGGCGCAAGGACTGGACGACATTCATGTGGAAGTCAGCAAAGACCGGGTGGTAACCGTCAGTGGGTTTGTGGAGAACGAGGCCGATAAGGGGAGAGCGCTAGGGATTGTAGAATCGGACAAGGATGTGAAAGATATCGAAAATCGCATCACTGTGGCGACTGCGAAAGCCAGCCCTGCAAGGGGCACCACTGAGTCTCCAAACGCTCAACCGCCTTCGATGAGGAAAGTAGAAGAGCTGATTAAGCAAGGGACTTTTGAATAAGCTGCCGAGGTAGGGGGAAAAGAAGCGATGAAAAGCAAACGGCTTACTAGCATCCTTGTCGTTGCCGCGTTTGGGGCAATGACGCTGACTGGGTGTGCGACTTCTTCGCAGACGGGAGCGGCCGTCGGCGGCCTGAGTGGCGCAGGGCTTGGAGCTGCGATCAGCGCTGCTACGGGAGGGAACGCGTGGCTCGGGGCTTTGATTGGAGGCGCTGTCGGGTCTGTGGCAGGGGCCCTGATTGCACCAGAACTTGAGCGGTCACGAGCTGAGGCCGTGGCTCATAGTCATTATAAGCCTAAACAAGGCCACCGATTAATTGTAGAAGGGGCCGAGGTGGTCCCGGCAATTGCAAAGCCTGGAGATGAGGTCCGAGTCAAGGTTCGGTATAGCGTCTTAGCTCCTGATCCACAGGTCACGATTCCCGTCACAGAGACCTGGCAGTTCCTGTTCAAGAATCAGCCCGTTGGAGAACCCATCCGAAAGCCAATGCAAAATAAGGCGCAGGGCGGCTACTCCAGTATCTATAAGTTTAAGGTCACGCCAGATTTCCCTCCCGGAAATTACCACGTCCTTGTCACGATAAGTAACGGAAAAGCATCGAGGTCGATTGGTAGGAACTTTTCGATCTAAGGGGGGCCGGATAGAAAACGAGATATTATTAGATCGTGGCGTTGACGACCTCCAGGTCAGCATGGAGTCGGGTAATCGTGAAGTGTCTTTGTCAACTTGATATGGTCTACTGTGATCACTTGATTTGGCCCCGCTCTTAGCGCCTCGATCGGGTCCAGTAGGATATGTCCGACCTGCCAGTGCCTGGCGTGCGCCATCCCAGCGACTTTAGGGCACGTCATGCCCCATCCTAACTACGCCGGCACCTTACCGTGCGCTACGGCGATCTGTCGCGCACCCAGCATGGGGTGCTGCTGTACGGCCTGACGAGTACGTACGTATCCTCTTGTGAGGTCTTGCGATCTTCAGGCCACTGCCGTGATGCCGTGCTTCTCGACAAGGGACAGGAGCTTCAGGGCCGGGCCTGAAGGCCGCTTCTCGCCCCGCTCCCACTTGCTCACCAGATTCGGCGTCACGTTGAGATAGGTCGCGAAGACCGCCTGGCTTACGTGCTCCCGCTCCCGGATGGCCTTGATCTGCTGTGCCGTCAGCGGCCGGACAGGTGTCAGGCACGCCTCGTCAAATCGGCGCATCGTCTGCTTATCGATGGCGCCCACCTTGTGCAGGGCCTCCATCGTTTCATGGATGGAGGCCATCGCGTCGCTTCGGTACTTCTTGCTCATGGTCGTTTCACGAGTTTATTGAGGTGCTGAACGGTCGGCTGGCGCAGGCGACAGTGATTCGTTGGGCGGGAGTGGGCAAATTTGCGTCCTAGACCAGTTCGAGTTTGACCTGACGTCCGATGGCGTGGGCCGCGCGGGTGAGGGTTTCCAACGTGACGGAGTAGGTGGTGGGATCAAGCAGTCTGTTGAGCTGGCTGCGGCTAGTGACCATCCGGCGGGCCATTTCTGCTTTGGTGATATGCTGCGTGGCCATGGTCTGCGCAATCTGCCAGGCGAGCACGCGCTTGATGGCCACAGCCTGAGTGGATTCGTATGTGCCTTCTTCCTTCAGGAACTCGTCGAGTGTGGAACCGATGGTTCCCTTCTGTCGGGTGCGCTTTCGCATCATTGGATCTCCCTCATCCTCTTGCGGGCTAGAGCCAAGTCCTCCTGTGGGGTGATTTGGGTCTTTTTGACGAAGGCGTGCAGAAGTATCATCTGGCCGCGAGCGATACAAAAAATGATACGTGCGATTCGGTTATCCGACACGTTGCTGCGGACCTCCCAGAGACCGTGTCCCAGAGGGCGGCAGACAGGCATGCCGACCGGCCAGCCATATTCGACCGTGGCGATGTCCTGGCCAATCTCACGGCGATCCTCGGATGATAGGGACTTCAACCAGTCGCGGACGGGCTCAGTGCCTCCTGGAGTGCGGTAAAACGCCGCGACTATCTTTTTAAGGGCCTGTCCCATGCTGGAATGTACCAAAATAGGTACTCCGAGTCAAGAGGAGCGTCGTCGTGTGAAGATCCTTGAAATGCCGTCTTTTAGGCCAGCCTGCGCTCAGGCAATGTCCTGACGGCATTCAACCCGCTGGAATCCCGATCTAGACCGTCAGCTCCATGACCACCGGACAGTGATCGGAGGCCTTCGGTCGATCCACGCCTATGCCGGGAAAGCGCGGCCCCTTGTAACGATCGGCCCGCTTGGGCATCCCCCGTCGTTCAATGTAGGGTGCGTTCCCGTTGGCGTCGGCGAGGCTCTTGGACAGCAAGAGGTAGTCAAGCTGGCGATAGGCCGGTGGGTGCTGACACTGCTTCCTACCCTTGAAGAAGTGAGTCCAGCGCTCCTCTTCCGGGAGCCGATCTACAATATTGACCACCTAGTCCCACCGCACCAATTGCGCGATCCCCGTCTTTCCTTGGGCGTCGGTCTCCAGATAATCGTTGAGGTCGCCCAACACGATGAACGGGTGCTGGCCAGCACTCTCCCAGAAGCGTTGGGTGACAATCTCCTTGACGGTAGCTGCCTGCTTCTCGCGCTTAGCTTGGGTGCGCTGGCGACCCTGGCAACCATCCTGTCGATCCATCATCGATTTGAGGTGGTTGACGTAGAGGGTGAGGGTGGCCTGGCCGGGGAGCTGGACATCCACCTCCAGACAGTCGCGGGAAAAGAGGAACGACTTCCAGGCCGGGACCCAGAGGTGCTGGTAGGTCCGGATGTTCACCAGGGGGTAGCGACTGAGGATGGCCACATCGATGAGCCGGGGGTCGTTCCTATCGATGGCGACGGCATGCGGATAGGTCTTCCGACCGCCCAGGTACAGGTCCCGGAATCGCTTCAGGGTATCGAGGCTTTCGACCTCCTGGAGGGCAAGGACATCGGCCTTGGTGGCGAGGATCGCCTGGGCCGTTAGCGTCTTGCTGGTGTCGTCGTAGATGTCAAAGTGACGCTGGTCGGCCCGCCAGCCGTCGATGATGGCGTCCTGGGGATCGATGCCCTTGTTGAACCTATAGCGGGCGAAGAGGTTCTCGACGTTGAAGGTGCCGATGCGGATGGTGGCCATAAGAACCCTCCTTTATTGGAAGGAATGGCTTTGTGGCTGTTTTCGTTTGGTGCAAATTTAAACCTGACCTCGCGAAACGTCAAGAAAGATACTTTCAGCTCTTGATCGGCCGAGAGCATCCATTCTGGGGGAGCTGTGGCGGCTGTTCTCAGAAATGGTGAAAGTCGGGTGCGCCAACCACCCTCTCAATCAATGCCGCCAAAGGGAATGGTGGCCCATAAGAACGAGTGATAGGACCGGGGCTCCGGTCATGATATGCTTCCGTGTCTGGTAGACCCGCTCATCTTCCGCCATGGGCCTCAAGTTCATGCATGCGGGGAAGGAGGCCAGATGCGCTGATCCTTACCTCAACGTGTGCGTGATTCGATAGGCCTATTTTTTCACAAGAGCCTAGACTTTCAGGGGGTTTTTCGATAAGTTCCCGGGTAGTGTTCGGTCATGAGAGGGAGCAGGGCGAGATAGTGGAGACCTCTGAGGCGATCAGGATCATTGAGGCGCTGGCGAATGGTGCAGACCCTGTTACC
The window above is part of the Candidatus Methylomirabilota bacterium genome. Proteins encoded here:
- a CDS encoding BON domain-containing protein, which produces MLLVGGGGYLYYTGFLAKDPAKVQMTLDAELKAQGLDDIHVEVSKDRVVTVSGFVENEADKGRALGIVESDKDVKDIENRITVATAKASPARGTTESPNAQPPSMRKVEELIKQGTFE
- a CDS encoding DNA-binding transcriptional regulator gives rise to the protein MSKKYRSDAMASIHETMEALHKVGAIDKQTMRRFDEACLTPVRPLTAQQIKAIREREHVSQAVFATYLNVTPNLVSKWERGEKRPSGPALKLLSLVEKHGITAVA
- a CDS encoding XRE family transcriptional regulator → MRKRTRQKGTIGSTLDEFLKEEGTYESTQAVAIKRVLAWQIAQTMATQHITKAEMARRMVTSRSQLNRLLDPTTYSVTLETLTRAAHAIGRQVKLELV
- a CDS encoding type II toxin-antitoxin system RelE/ParE family toxin → MGQALKKIVAAFYRTPGGTEPVRDWLKSLSSEDRREIGQDIATVEYGWPVGMPVCRPLGHGLWEVRSNVSDNRIARIIFCIARGQMILLHAFVKKTQITPQEDLALARKRMREIQ